The following coding sequences lie in one Mycobacterium sp. Z3061 genomic window:
- a CDS encoding transglutaminase family protein, translating to MSIKVALEHRTSYTFDKLVHVYPHVVRLRPAPHSRTPIEAYSLRVEPAEHFINWQQDALGNFLARLVFPKPTREMTITVGLIADLKVINPFDFFIEDWAETWQPDKSLYPKALADDLEPYLRPVDEDGEGSGPGDLAQAWVRNFSVPEGTRTIDFLVALNRAINVDVTYSLRMEPGVQTPDFTLRTGVGSCRDSAWLLVSILRQLGLAARFVSGYLVQLTSDVEALDGPSGPAADFTDLHAWTEVYIPGAGWIGLDPTSGLFAGEGHIPLAATPHPASAAPITGSTEPCNSVMEFSNTVTRVHEDPRVTLPYTDDAWATICAVGHQVDDRLAAGDVRLTIGGEPTFVSVDNQVDPEWRTAADGPHKRKLASDLAARLKAQWAPQGLVQRSQGKWYPGEPLPRWQIGLYWRTDGRPLWTNEALLADPWGTVEAEPVEIDTAHDVLAGIAESFGLPLSQVRPAFEDPLARLAAAVRLPAGDAVAPDDDLADDADARRSELLARLDEAVTAPSAFVLPLHRRDDGSGWASADWRLRRGRLVLTEGDSPAGLRLPLNSISWDPPPASYEVDPVAISDPLSPAAPDQAVLVEPHNAPTTALVAEVRDGLLYVFMPPTEALEDFVDLIARIESAVAKVDTRVVIEGYGPPPDPRLTSTTITPDPGVIEVNVAPTASFDEQRRQLETLYAQARLARLSTESFDIDGTHGGTGGGNHITLGGVTPADSPLLRRPDLLVSLLTYWQRHPSLSYLFAGRFIGTTSQAPRVDEGRAEALYELEIAFAEIARLSAGGAAKPWVTDRALRHLLTDITGNTHRAEFCIDKLYSPEGARGRLGLLELRGFEMPPHLRMAMVQSLLVRSLVAWFWEQPLRAPLIRHGANLHGRYLLPHFLIHDIADVAADLRSHGIAFETSWLDPFTEFRFPRIGTAVFDGVEIELRGAIEPWNTLGEESTATGTARYVDSSVERVQVRVIGADRHRYAVICNGYPVPLLATDNPDIHVGGVRFKAWQPPSALHPTISTDVPLQFELIDLTAGTSRGGCTYHVAHPGGRAYDEPPVNAVEAESRRARRFEAAGFTSGKFDLAGLREKQARFLTDIGAPGILDLRRVRTVQQ from the coding sequence ATGAGCATCAAAGTTGCACTGGAGCACCGCACCAGTTACACCTTTGACAAGCTGGTCCACGTCTATCCCCATGTGGTGCGGCTGCGCCCGGCTCCGCATTCGCGCACGCCGATCGAGGCCTACTCCCTGCGGGTCGAGCCGGCCGAGCACTTCATCAACTGGCAGCAGGACGCGCTGGGCAATTTCCTGGCCAGGCTGGTGTTTCCCAAGCCCACGCGGGAGATGACGATCACCGTCGGCCTCATCGCCGACCTCAAGGTGATCAACCCGTTCGACTTCTTCATCGAAGACTGGGCCGAGACCTGGCAGCCGGACAAATCGCTGTACCCCAAGGCGCTTGCCGACGACCTCGAGCCGTACCTGCGACCCGTCGACGAGGACGGCGAAGGGTCCGGGCCCGGGGATTTGGCGCAGGCCTGGGTGCGCAACTTCTCGGTGCCCGAGGGCACCCGCACCATCGACTTCCTGGTCGCACTGAACAGGGCCATCAACGTCGACGTCACCTACAGCCTGCGGATGGAACCCGGCGTTCAGACCCCGGACTTCACCCTGCGCACCGGCGTCGGCTCATGCCGGGATTCGGCGTGGCTGCTGGTGTCGATCCTGCGCCAGCTGGGCCTGGCCGCCCGGTTCGTCTCGGGCTACCTGGTACAGCTGACCTCTGACGTGGAAGCGCTCGATGGGCCGTCGGGACCGGCCGCCGACTTCACCGATCTGCACGCGTGGACCGAGGTGTACATCCCGGGAGCCGGCTGGATCGGACTGGACCCGACCTCGGGTCTGTTCGCCGGGGAGGGACACATCCCGCTGGCGGCCACGCCCCACCCGGCGTCCGCCGCGCCCATCACCGGGAGCACCGAACCCTGCAATTCGGTGATGGAGTTCTCCAACACCGTCACCCGCGTCCACGAGGACCCGCGCGTCACCTTGCCCTACACCGACGACGCATGGGCCACGATCTGCGCGGTGGGCCACCAAGTCGACGACCGGTTGGCGGCCGGTGACGTCCGGCTGACCATCGGTGGTGAGCCGACGTTCGTGTCGGTGGACAACCAGGTGGACCCGGAGTGGCGCACCGCCGCGGACGGCCCGCACAAACGGAAGCTGGCCTCAGATCTGGCCGCCCGGTTGAAGGCGCAGTGGGCGCCGCAGGGACTGGTGCAGCGCAGCCAGGGCAAGTGGTACCCCGGAGAGCCGTTGCCGCGCTGGCAGATCGGGCTGTACTGGCGCACCGACGGGCGCCCCCTGTGGACCAACGAGGCGTTGCTGGCCGACCCCTGGGGGACCGTCGAGGCCGAGCCCGTCGAGATCGACACCGCCCACGACGTGCTGGCAGGGATCGCCGAGAGCTTCGGGCTGCCGTTGTCGCAGGTGCGCCCGGCCTTCGAGGACCCGCTGGCCCGGCTGGCTGCCGCCGTCCGGTTGCCGGCGGGCGATGCGGTAGCCCCCGACGACGACCTCGCCGACGACGCCGACGCGCGCCGGTCCGAGTTGCTGGCACGGCTGGATGAGGCCGTCACCGCTCCGTCGGCCTTCGTACTCCCCCTGCACCGCCGCGACGACGGCAGCGGCTGGGCCAGTGCCGACTGGCGGTTGCGCCGGGGCCGACTGGTGCTCACCGAGGGCGATTCGCCCGCTGGTCTGCGGCTGCCGCTGAACTCGATCAGCTGGGACCCGCCACCGGCGTCCTACGAAGTCGACCCGGTGGCGATCAGCGACCCGCTGTCCCCCGCCGCGCCCGACCAGGCGGTGCTCGTCGAGCCACACAACGCGCCGACGACCGCGCTGGTCGCCGAGGTGCGCGACGGGCTGCTGTACGTGTTCATGCCGCCCACCGAGGCGCTGGAAGACTTCGTGGACCTGATCGCGCGCATCGAATCCGCCGTGGCGAAGGTCGACACCCGGGTGGTGATCGAGGGGTACGGTCCGCCGCCGGACCCGCGCCTGACGTCGACGACGATCACACCCGACCCCGGTGTCATCGAGGTCAATGTCGCACCGACCGCCAGCTTCGACGAGCAGCGCCGGCAACTGGAAACGCTCTATGCGCAGGCGCGGCTGGCGCGGCTGTCCACCGAGTCGTTCGACATCGACGGCACCCACGGGGGCACCGGCGGCGGCAATCACATCACCCTCGGCGGCGTCACGCCCGCGGATTCTCCGCTGCTGCGCCGCCCGGACCTGCTGGTGTCGCTGCTGACCTACTGGCAGCGGCACCCGTCGCTGTCCTACCTGTTCGCCGGACGGTTCATCGGCACCACCTCGCAGGCGCCCCGGGTGGACGAAGGCCGCGCCGAGGCGCTCTACGAACTCGAGATCGCCTTCGCGGAGATCGCGCGTCTCAGTGCCGGCGGTGCCGCGAAACCGTGGGTGACCGACCGGGCGCTGCGCCACCTGCTCACCGACATCACCGGCAACACCCACCGCGCCGAGTTCTGCATCGACAAGCTCTACAGCCCCGAGGGCGCCCGCGGCCGGCTCGGGCTGCTGGAGTTGCGCGGCTTCGAGATGCCGCCGCACCTGCGGATGGCGATGGTGCAGTCGCTGCTGGTGCGCTCGCTGGTGGCGTGGTTCTGGGAACAGCCGCTGCGCGCCCCGCTGATCCGGCACGGCGCTAACCTGCACGGGCGATACCTGTTGCCGCACTTCCTGATTCACGATATCGCCGACGTCGCGGCCGATCTGCGCTCGCACGGGATCGCGTTCGAGACCAGCTGGCTGGACCCGTTCACCGAATTCCGGTTCCCGCGCATCGGGACCGCCGTCTTCGACGGCGTGGAAATCGAGTTGCGCGGCGCCATCGAGCCGTGGAACACCCTGGGCGAGGAGTCGACCGCCACCGGCACCGCCCGCTACGTCGACTCGTCGGTCGAACGCGTCCAGGTCCGCGTGATCGGCGCCGATCGGCACCGCTACGCCGTGATCTGCAACGGCTACCCCGTCCCGCTGCTGGCCACCGACAACCCCGACATCCACGTCGGCGGTGTGCGGTTCAAGGCCTGGCAGCCGCCCAGTGCGCTGCACCCGACGATCTCCACCGATGTCCCGCTGCAGTTCGAGCTCATCGACCTGACCGCCGGGACCTCACGCGGGGGCTGCACCTACCACGTCGCCCATCCGGGCGGACGTGCCTACGACGAGCCGCCCGTCAACGCCGTGGAAGCCGAGTCGCGCCGCGCCCGCCGCTTCGAAGCGGCCGGATTCACCTCCGGCAAGTTCGACCTCGCCGGGCTGCGGGAGAAGCAGGCCCGATTCCTCACCGACATCGGCGCGCCGGGCATCCTCGACCTGCGGCGCGTGCGTACCGTGCAGCAGTAA
- a CDS encoding replication-associated recombination protein A: MPEVVSDGLFDLPGAPKSTDHSLSVSGAGAPLAVRMRPASLDEVVGQEHLLAAGSPLRRLVEGSGVASAILYGPPGSGKTTLAALISQATGRRFEALSALSAGVKDVRAVIDSARSALLRGEQTVLFIDEVHRFSKTQQDALLAAVENRVVLLVAATTENPSFSVVAPLLSRSLILQLRPLTPDDVRTVVQRAIDDPRGLGGKVTVAPEAVELLVQLAAGDARRALTALEVASEASDHVAVETIEQSLDRAAVRYDRDGDQHYDVVSAFIKSVRGSDVDAALHYLARMLVAGEDPRFIARRLVILASEDIGMADSTALLVAVAAAQTVALIGMPEAQLTLAHATVHLATAPKSNAVTTALGAAMGDIKAGKAGLVPPHLRDGHYSGAAKLGNAQGYKYSHDDPDGVVAQQYSPDELVGVDYYRPTGRGAEREIASRLERLRAIIRGRRRS; this comes from the coding sequence ATGCCTGAAGTCGTGTCCGACGGTCTGTTCGACCTGCCCGGTGCGCCGAAATCGACCGACCACTCGTTGAGCGTTTCGGGTGCCGGTGCCCCGCTGGCGGTACGGATGCGTCCGGCCTCGCTCGACGAAGTGGTCGGGCAGGAACACCTGCTGGCTGCCGGGTCGCCGTTGCGGCGCCTGGTCGAGGGGTCGGGTGTCGCCTCCGCCATTCTCTACGGACCGCCGGGGAGCGGGAAGACGACGTTGGCGGCGCTCATCTCACAGGCCACCGGGCGCCGCTTCGAGGCGCTGTCGGCGTTGTCGGCCGGTGTCAAAGATGTTCGGGCCGTCATTGATTCGGCCCGCTCGGCGCTGCTGCGCGGTGAGCAGACGGTGTTGTTCATCGACGAGGTGCACCGCTTCTCCAAGACCCAGCAGGACGCGCTGCTGGCCGCGGTGGAGAACCGGGTGGTGTTGCTGGTGGCGGCCACCACCGAGAATCCGTCGTTCTCTGTGGTCGCGCCGTTGCTGTCGCGATCGCTGATTCTGCAGCTGCGTCCGTTGACACCCGACGACGTCCGAACGGTGGTGCAGCGGGCGATCGACGACCCGCGCGGACTCGGCGGCAAGGTGACGGTGGCGCCGGAGGCCGTCGAGCTTCTGGTGCAACTGGCCGCGGGTGACGCCCGGCGTGCGCTGACCGCTCTCGAGGTGGCCTCCGAAGCTTCCGATCACGTGGCTGTCGAAACCATCGAGCAGTCGTTGGACCGCGCCGCGGTGCGTTACGACAGGGACGGCGATCAGCATTACGACGTCGTCAGCGCCTTCATCAAATCGGTGCGCGGCTCGGACGTCGACGCGGCGCTGCACTACCTGGCCCGGATGCTGGTGGCCGGGGAGGATCCGCGGTTCATCGCGCGGCGCTTGGTCATCCTGGCCAGCGAGGACATCGGCATGGCGGATTCGACGGCGCTGCTGGTTGCGGTTGCCGCCGCGCAGACGGTCGCGCTGATCGGGATGCCCGAGGCGCAGCTGACCCTGGCCCACGCCACCGTTCATCTGGCCACCGCGCCGAAATCCAACGCGGTGACGACCGCGCTAGGTGCCGCGATGGGTGACATCAAGGCGGGCAAGGCCGGCCTGGTGCCCCCTCATCTGCGCGACGGGCACTATTCGGGCGCGGCGAAGCTGGGCAATGCGCAGGGTTACAAATACTCGCACGACGACCCTGACGGCGTGGTGGCACAACAGTATTCACCGGATGAACTGGTGGGCGTGGACTATTACCGGCCGACCGGGCGAGGCGCCGAACGCGAGATCGCCAGCCGCTTGGAACGGTTGCGCGCGATCATCCGCGGGAGGCGGAGGTCATGA
- a CDS encoding secondary thiamine-phosphate synthase enzyme YjbQ, which yields MLDVDTTRRRIVDLTDAVREFCGNHADGLCNVFVPHATAGVAIIETGAGSDDDLLDTLERLLPRDDRYRHSHGSPGHGADHVMPAIISPSVTVPVSGGEPLLGTWQSVVLVDLNRDNPRRSVRLSFVDG from the coding sequence GTGCTGGATGTGGATACCACGCGTCGCCGCATCGTCGACCTCACCGACGCGGTGCGCGAGTTCTGCGGCAACCACGCCGACGGCCTCTGCAACGTGTTCGTCCCACACGCGACGGCCGGGGTGGCCATCATCGAGACCGGTGCCGGGTCCGACGACGACCTGCTGGACACACTCGAGCGGCTGCTGCCCCGCGACGATCGCTACCGGCACTCGCACGGCTCGCCGGGCCACGGTGCCGACCACGTCATGCCAGCGATCATCTCGCCCTCGGTGACAGTGCCGGTCAGCGGCGGCGAGCCGCTGTTGGGCACCTGGCAGAGCGTCGTGCTGGTCGACCTGAACCGCGATAATCCGCGGCGGTCGGTCCGGTTGAGCTTCGTCGACGGCTAG
- the alaS gene encoding alanine--tRNA ligase: MQTHEIRKRFLDHFVKAGHTEVPSASVILDDPNLLFVNAGMVQFVPFFLGQRTPPYATATSIQKCIRTPDIDEVGITTRHNTFFQMAGNFSFGDYFKRGAIELAWALLTNPVADGGYGLDPEKLWATVYLDDDEAAQLWRDIAGLPAERIQRRGMADNYWSMGIPGPCGPSSEIYYDRGPEFGVDGGPIANEDRYLEVWNLVFMQNERGEGTSKEDYEILGPLPRKNIDTGMGVERIALVLQNVHNVYETDLLRPVIDLVAGRAPRGYDVGNHADDVRYRIIADHSRTAAILIGDGVSPGNDGRGYVLRRLLRRVIRSAKLLGIDTPIVGDLMATVRDAMGPSYPELVNDFERINRIAVAEETAFNRTLASGSKLFDDVAGATKSSGATVVSGSDAFTLHDTYGFPIELTLEMAAESGLTVDEAGFRELMAEQRRRAKADAAARKHAHADLTAYRELVDAGPTEFTGFDELTSEARILGIFVDGKRVPVVAHADAVHADRVELILDRTPLYAESGGQIADAGSISGTGSGASARAAVTDVQKIAKTLHAHRVNVESGEFVEGDTVVAAVDPGWRKGATQGHSGTHMVHAALRQVLGPNAVQAGSLNRPGYLRFDFNWQGPLSEDQRTQIEQVTNEAVQADFEVHTFLEKLEKAKAMGAMALFGEAYPDQVRVVEMGGPFSLELCGGTHVHNTAQIGPVTILGESSIGSGVRRVEAYVGLESFRHLAKERALMAGLASSLKVPSEEVPARVASLVERLKAAEKELERARLAGARAAATNAAAGAEHIGRVRVVAQRMSAGMTAADLRSLAGDIRGKLGSDPAVVALIAEGDGSTVPYAVAANPAAQDLGLNANELVKQLASSVDGRGGGKADLAQGSGKNPTGIDAALDALRSEIAAIARVA; this comes from the coding sequence GTGCAGACACACGAGATCAGGAAGCGGTTCCTTGATCATTTCGTGAAGGCGGGCCACACCGAGGTACCCAGCGCCTCGGTGATCCTCGACGACCCCAACCTGCTGTTCGTCAATGCCGGCATGGTCCAGTTCGTGCCGTTCTTCCTCGGCCAGCGCACACCGCCGTACGCCACTGCCACCAGCATCCAGAAGTGCATCCGCACCCCTGACATCGACGAGGTGGGCATCACCACCCGGCACAACACGTTCTTCCAGATGGCCGGCAATTTCTCCTTCGGCGACTACTTCAAACGCGGCGCCATCGAGCTGGCCTGGGCGTTGCTGACCAACCCGGTGGCCGACGGCGGCTATGGCCTGGATCCCGAAAAGCTCTGGGCGACGGTCTATCTCGACGATGACGAGGCCGCGCAGCTGTGGCGCGACATTGCCGGCCTGCCGGCTGAGCGCATTCAGCGCCGCGGAATGGCCGACAACTACTGGTCGATGGGCATCCCCGGCCCGTGCGGCCCCTCCTCGGAGATCTACTACGACCGTGGACCCGAATTCGGCGTCGACGGCGGTCCCATCGCCAACGAGGACCGTTACCTCGAGGTGTGGAACCTCGTGTTCATGCAGAACGAGCGCGGCGAGGGCACCTCCAAAGAGGACTATGAGATCCTCGGGCCGTTGCCCCGCAAGAACATCGACACCGGCATGGGTGTCGAGCGCATCGCGCTGGTGCTGCAGAACGTGCACAACGTCTACGAGACCGACCTGCTGCGTCCGGTGATCGATCTGGTCGCCGGACGCGCACCCCGCGGATATGACGTCGGAAACCATGCCGATGACGTGCGCTACCGGATCATCGCCGACCACAGCCGCACCGCCGCCATTCTGATCGGCGACGGGGTCAGTCCTGGCAACGACGGCCGCGGCTATGTGCTGCGCCGACTGCTGCGGCGGGTCATCCGATCGGCCAAGCTGCTCGGTATCGACACCCCGATCGTCGGCGACCTGATGGCCACCGTGCGCGACGCGATGGGACCGTCGTATCCCGAGTTGGTCAACGACTTCGAGCGGATCAACCGCATCGCCGTCGCCGAGGAGACCGCCTTCAACCGCACGCTGGCCTCGGGCTCGAAATTGTTCGACGACGTTGCCGGCGCCACCAAATCCTCCGGCGCCACCGTCGTCTCCGGCTCCGATGCCTTCACCCTGCACGACACCTACGGCTTCCCGATCGAGCTCACGCTGGAGATGGCCGCCGAATCCGGCCTGACGGTCGACGAGGCGGGCTTCCGCGAGTTGATGGCTGAGCAGCGCCGGCGCGCCAAGGCGGACGCCGCCGCGCGCAAGCATGCGCATGCCGACCTGACCGCTTACCGGGAACTGGTCGACGCCGGGCCCACCGAGTTCACCGGTTTCGACGAATTGACCTCTGAGGCAAGGATTCTCGGTATCTTCGTGGACGGCAAGCGAGTGCCGGTCGTGGCTCACGCCGACGCCGTGCACGCCGATCGGGTGGAGCTGATTCTGGATCGCACACCGCTGTACGCCGAGTCGGGCGGCCAGATCGCCGACGCCGGCAGCATCAGCGGCACCGGTTCCGGGGCCAGCGCCCGCGCCGCGGTCACCGACGTGCAGAAGATCGCCAAGACCCTGCATGCGCACCGGGTCAACGTCGAGTCGGGCGAATTCGTCGAGGGCGACACGGTGGTCGCCGCGGTGGACCCGGGCTGGCGCAAGGGCGCCACCCAGGGGCACTCCGGCACCCACATGGTGCATGCGGCACTGCGACAGGTGCTGGGCCCCAACGCCGTTCAGGCCGGATCCCTGAACCGTCCGGGCTACCTGCGCTTCGACTTCAACTGGCAGGGGCCGCTGTCGGAGGACCAGCGCACCCAGATCGAACAGGTGACCAACGAGGCCGTGCAGGCCGACTTCGAGGTGCACACGTTCCTCGAGAAACTCGAGAAGGCCAAGGCGATGGGCGCGATGGCGCTGTTCGGCGAGGCCTATCCCGACCAGGTTCGGGTGGTCGAGATGGGCGGGCCGTTCTCGCTGGAGTTGTGCGGTGGCACCCACGTGCACAACACGGCGCAGATCGGGCCGGTGACCATCCTCGGCGAATCCTCGATCGGTTCCGGCGTGCGCCGGGTGGAGGCCTACGTCGGGCTGGAGTCTTTCCGCCACCTCGCCAAGGAACGCGCGCTGATGGCGGGTCTGGCGTCGTCGCTGAAGGTGCCGTCCGAAGAGGTGCCGGCCCGGGTTGCCAGCCTGGTCGAACGGCTCAAGGCGGCCGAGAAGGAGCTCGAACGTGCCCGGTTGGCGGGCGCCCGCGCCGCGGCCACCAACGCCGCGGCCGGGGCCGAGCACATCGGCAGAGTCCGGGTGGTCGCGCAACGCATGTCGGCGGGTATGACGGCCGCGGACCTGCGCTCGCTGGCCGGCGACATTCGCGGCAAGCTGGGTAGCGATCCCGCGGTCGTCGCTTTGATCGCCGAAGGTGACGGATCTACCGTCCCGTACGCGGTGGCCGCCAACCCGGCAGCTCAGGACCTCGGCCTCAACGCCAATGAACTGGTCAAGCAGCTGGCCAGCAGTGTCGACGGCCGGGGCGGCGGCAAGGCCGACCTGGCTCAGGGTTCCGGCAAGAACCCGACCGGCATCGACGCGGCGCTGGACGCGCTGCGTTCGGAGATCGCCGCGATAGCGCGGGTCGCTTGA
- the ruvX gene encoding Holliday junction resolvase RuvX, which produces MVESPQRQPDRPGESDPGRGRRLGVDVGTVRIGVAASDPDGILATPVETVRRDRSGKHLRRLAALTAEYQAVEVIVGLPRTLADRIGQSAQDAIEVADALAERVAPTPVRLADERLTTVTAQRSLRDAGIKAREQRSVIDQAAAVAILQGWLDQRRALLAREASDV; this is translated from the coding sequence GTGGTCGAGTCACCGCAGCGCCAGCCTGACCGGCCGGGCGAATCAGACCCCGGCCGAGGCCGACGCCTCGGTGTCGACGTGGGCACGGTGCGCATCGGTGTGGCCGCCAGCGATCCCGACGGCATCCTGGCCACCCCGGTAGAGACCGTGCGCCGCGACCGGTCCGGCAAACACCTGCGCCGGCTGGCCGCGCTTACTGCCGAGTACCAGGCCGTCGAGGTGATCGTCGGGTTGCCCCGCACCCTGGCCGATCGCATCGGCCAGTCCGCCCAGGACGCCATCGAGGTAGCCGACGCACTTGCCGAACGAGTGGCGCCCACTCCGGTCCGGCTCGCCGACGAGCGGCTGACCACGGTCACCGCGCAGCGGTCGCTGCGGGACGCGGGCATCAAGGCCAGAGAGCAGCGGTCGGTCATCGACCAGGCCGCCGCGGTGGCTATCCTGCAGGGCTGGCTGGACCAGCGCCGTGCCCTCCTCGCAAGGGAGGCATCCGATGTCTGA
- the mltG gene encoding endolytic transglycosylase MltG — MSEREKAKPVVVGPSRHRRTRADRKKEQRTRRRRRAAGGFAAGLLVVVVVAAVVVGAKLWHVFSGNDDDYTGSGKQDVVIQIQSGDSTTAVGETLLKRGVVRTVRAFVDAAHGNAAISAIQPGYYRMRTEIPAANAVSRLADPNSRVGKLVIPEGRQLDDTTDMKTNKTTPGILTLISRATCVDLDGNQRCVALADLKAAASKSTPAALQVPKWALEPVTELREDHRRLEGLIAPGTFNIDPAASAETILASLISAGTVEYLTSGLEDTAKAIGLSPYDILVVASLVQQEANVQDFTKVAQVIYNRLHEHRKLEFDSTVNYPLDRREVATSDADRAQRTPWNTYMSEGLPATAICSPGVDALRAAEHPAAGDWLYFVTIDAQGTTLFTRDYQQHLANIELAKRNGVLDSAR, encoded by the coding sequence ATGTCTGAGCGGGAGAAAGCCAAGCCGGTGGTGGTCGGCCCGAGCCGGCACCGCAGAACCCGCGCCGACCGCAAGAAGGAGCAGCGCACCCGTCGTCGCCGCCGGGCGGCCGGGGGGTTCGCGGCCGGGCTGCTCGTCGTCGTGGTGGTGGCCGCGGTCGTCGTCGGCGCGAAACTCTGGCACGTGTTCTCTGGCAACGACGACGACTACACGGGCTCCGGCAAGCAGGACGTCGTGATCCAGATTCAGTCCGGTGATTCCACCACCGCGGTAGGGGAGACGCTGCTCAAGCGGGGCGTGGTGCGTACCGTGCGGGCGTTCGTCGACGCCGCCCACGGCAACGCGGCGATCTCGGCGATTCAGCCCGGTTACTACCGGATGCGCACCGAGATTCCGGCGGCCAACGCCGTGTCGCGGCTGGCCGACCCGAACAGCCGGGTGGGCAAGCTGGTCATTCCGGAAGGGCGTCAGCTCGACGACACCACCGACATGAAGACCAACAAGACCACGCCCGGGATCCTGACCCTGATTTCGCGCGCGACGTGCGTGGATCTAGATGGCAACCAGCGCTGTGTGGCGCTGGCGGATCTCAAGGCGGCGGCCAGCAAGAGCACTCCCGCGGCGCTTCAGGTGCCGAAATGGGCTCTCGAGCCGGTCACCGAGCTGCGCGAAGATCATCGCCGGCTGGAGGGCCTGATCGCGCCCGGCACCTTCAATATCGACCCGGCGGCGTCGGCGGAGACCATCCTGGCGAGCCTCATCAGCGCCGGAACCGTGGAATACCTGACTTCGGGGCTGGAGGACACCGCCAAGGCGATCGGGCTGTCGCCCTACGACATTCTGGTGGTGGCCTCGCTGGTGCAGCAGGAAGCCAACGTCCAGGACTTCACCAAGGTCGCGCAGGTCATCTACAACCGGCTGCACGAACACCGCAAGCTCGAGTTCGATTCGACGGTCAACTATCCGCTGGACCGCCGGGAGGTCGCCACCAGCGACGCCGACCGCGCACAGCGGACCCCGTGGAACACCTACATGTCCGAAGGCCTGCCGGCCACCGCGATCTGTTCACCCGGGGTGGACGCCCTGCGCGCGGCCGAGCATCCGGCGGCGGGCGACTGGCTGTACTTCGTCACCATCGACGCCCAGGGGACCACTTTGTTCACCCGCGACTATCAGCAGCATCTGGCGAACATCGAACTGGCCAAACGCAACGGTGTCCTCGACTCCGCGCGATGA
- a CDS encoding shikimate dehydrogenase: MSSTPRDERSRAERGGEERNQVPRARKAGVLGSPIAHSKSPQLHLAAYRALGLHDWTYDRIECNAEQLPGVVGGFGPEWVGVSVTMPGKFAALRFADERTARAEQVGSANTLVRTPRGWRADNTDIDGVAGALGQASGLALVAGSGGTAPAAVVGLATLGVTGITVVARNPDKAARLIDLGTRVGVPTTYCGLDDVALTDAVAGAQVLVSTLPADVAARYAGAFAAIPVLLDAIYNPWPTPLAAAVQAAGGRVVSGLQMLLHQAFAQVEQFTGMPAPREAMTCALAELD; encoded by the coding sequence GTGTCCTCGACTCCGCGCGATGAGCGTAGCCGTGCGGAGCGCGGCGGCGAAGAGCGCAATCAGGTCCCGCGCGCTAGAAAAGCCGGGGTGCTCGGTTCGCCGATCGCGCATTCCAAGTCTCCGCAGTTGCACCTGGCCGCCTACCGCGCGCTGGGCCTGCATGACTGGACCTACGACCGCATCGAGTGCAACGCCGAGCAACTGCCGGGCGTGGTGGGCGGGTTCGGCCCCGAGTGGGTCGGCGTTTCGGTGACCATGCCGGGCAAGTTCGCCGCCCTGCGGTTTGCCGACGAACGCACCGCGCGCGCCGAGCAGGTCGGGTCGGCCAACACCCTGGTGCGCACGCCGCGCGGGTGGCGGGCCGACAACACCGACATCGACGGTGTGGCGGGCGCGCTCGGGCAGGCGTCAGGACTGGCCCTGGTGGCCGGGTCGGGTGGCACCGCCCCGGCGGCCGTGGTGGGGCTGGCCACACTCGGGGTCACCGGCATCACGGTGGTGGCCCGCAACCCGGACAAAGCCGCCCGGCTGATCGACCTCGGCACCCGGGTGGGGGTGCCGACGACGTATTGCGGCCTGGACGACGTTGCGCTGACTGATGCGGTGGCCGGCGCGCAGGTGCTGGTCAGCACCCTGCCCGCCGACGTCGCCGCACGCTACGCCGGGGCCTTCGCTGCGATCCCGGTGCTGCTGGACGCCATCTACAACCCGTGGCCCACCCCGCTGGCCGCCGCCGTACAGGCCGCCGGCGGCCGGGTGGTCAGCGGGCTGCAGATGCTGCTGCATCAGGCGTTTGCGCAGGTGGAGCAGTTCACCGGGATGCCCGCGCCGCGCGAGGCGATGACTTGCGCATTGGCGGAACTGGATTAG
- a CDS encoding A24 family peptidase: MRIGMVAAWLIALSCYDIRQRRLPNRLTLPGAAVILIGAALAGRGVAALLGALALAAVYLAVHLVAPTAMGGGDVKLAVGVGGLSGCFGVQAWFLAALGAPLLTAAVGLLWRLRAVPHGPSMCLATAGAAALAMLGS; this comes from the coding sequence ATGCGGATCGGGATGGTCGCGGCCTGGTTGATCGCTCTCAGTTGCTATGACATCCGGCAGCGCCGGCTGCCCAACCGGCTGACGCTGCCCGGCGCGGCCGTGATCCTGATCGGCGCGGCACTGGCCGGCCGTGGGGTGGCGGCGCTGCTGGGCGCACTGGCGCTGGCTGCGGTGTACCTCGCGGTGCATCTGGTGGCGCCGACGGCGATGGGCGGCGGGGACGTCAAGCTCGCGGTCGGCGTCGGCGGGCTGAGCGGCTGTTTCGGTGTTCAAGCCTGGTTTCTGGCCGCGCTGGGGGCGCCGCTGCTGACCGCTGCGGTCGGGTTGCTGTGGCGGTTGCGCGCCGTGCCGCACGGACCGTCGATGTGCCTGGCGACCGCCGGTGCGGCGGCGTTGGCAATGCTGGGTTCTTAA